The nucleotide sequence TCACCAGCGACTGATTCAGCCCGAGTGTCAGCGGCCCCGGCCAGCCCCTGCGCGCGAGTTTATCTGCATTCGCGGGCAACTTGGGGACATAGTCCCACAGCTCGAAATGAGACTTGAGCAGCAACGTGCGAGGAGCTGGTGACTCGAGAGAAACAAGTTTTTCGACACCCTCGGGGCTCTGCGGATTCGCGACAATCAGATAAACTGTCTCGGTCGGGAACGCGACAAGATCACCTTCTGCCAGGCGATGACACGCCCGGTGGATGGCGTCACGGGGATCGTCGCTTCGGCGAATTTCGACAATTTGCGACATCAAGGGGTTTCCAGAGTCGATGAGTTTCTTCGTCACGACGTTCGTGATGCAAACCAGGATGCAACCAATGCGGTGCTCATGACGATCACCCCAGACGCCAGCGGGCGGCTTCACTCAGACAGCAGTTTATCCAGTAAACGTCTTGGGATCAACCAACCGAGCCCTTCTGATAGTGACAAGTCGTTCACTCACCGCACCTTACGAATATTGAATTCGACAACTTCCGGACGAAAAAACGGACCTTTGCGACCGGGGTGAGCCTGCCACTTCTCACTCCTCCGGGAACACTAAATCGGATTTCCATGAACAGCGATTCCCCTGCATCGGCTCACCTTGTCGGCATTTGCGGAAGCGGCATGCGCGCATTGGCGGAAGTTCTGATGGATCAGGGTTGGTCGCTGTCCGGGTCTGACTTACAACCTGCCCCCCCCGCGATCCAGAAGTTAATGAACCGAGGCCTGTTGTTTCGCCACGGGCACGCAGCTCAGAATATTCCGCCCCGGACTGCCCAACTTGTCTACAGCCCGGCAATCCGTCCCGATAACGTTGAACGAAAAGAGGCGGAACGGCGAGGAATTCCCCAGCAATCGTACAGTCAGAGGGTGAGCCAGCTGGCACGCCCTGGGGCAGCCGTCTGCATCGCCGGAACGCACGGGAAAAGCACAACCACAGCCATGACGGCAAAAATTCTGGAGAGGGCGAACCGCCTCTCGGGTGTTGTCCTCGGCGCGGAAATGTGCGATTCAGGCCGCAGTGGCTGGATCGGCGCGGGAGATTTGTTCGTCGCCGAAAGCTGCGAATTTCAGCAGAGCTTTCTCGACTTTCACCCCAGATACAACGTCATCCTGTCCGTCGAGCCTGACCACTTCGACTGTTACCCGACCTTACCGGCCCTTGAAACCGCCTTCACCCGGTTCGCCTCGCAAACCTGCGGTGACGGTGTGCTGTTGTTTAACGCGGACTCAGAAACTTCTACCTCTGTCGCCAGGCACGCTTCGACATCGGCCCGGCGGACGTCGTTCGGAACTTCGCTGGCTGCTGACTGGCGGGCGACGGGCATCACCCAAACCTCGGTGGGAACAGAGTTTCAGCTCTTACATCACGGCCATCCCATCAGTCGGATCAACCTGCCCCTGCACGGCCTTCATAACGTCGGGAATGCGATGGCTGCCGCCGCTATCACGGCCGAAATCGGCGTTTCAGTGGAAACGATTCAGCAGGGACTGACTGACTTCCCCGGTATACGGCGTCGGTTGGAACGCGTGGGGGAATGCCGCGGAACACAGCTGTTTGATGACTACGCCCATCACCCCACGGCGGTCAAAATCACCCTGCAAACCCTGCGCGACATCGCAGGGGCAGCCCGCCTGTGGTGCGTGTTCCAACCGCATCAGGTTCTGCGGACAGTCACTTTGATGAACGAGTTTGCCGCAAGTTTCGCCATGGCCGACGAAGTTATCATCGCCCCTGTGTATGCGGCCAGGGAATCCGTGAATCAGGAACCTCACGCCATCGCCGGGCAGCTTGCGGAACGGATCTCAGCCAATGGCGTGAAGGCCAGGTTCTATCCGTCGCTTGACCAGATCGTGAACACATTAGAGGATGCAATGCGCCCCGGAGATTTCATCGTGACCATGGGGGCTGGCGACATCGACCGGATACATTATGAGTTCACTCGACGCGTTCAATGAAATTCTGCAACGGGACGAACCGTTGGCACCCTACACCTGGTTGCGACTTGGGGGTCCCGCCCAATATCTGGTCACACCCCGATCTGTGGAGGAGTTAAAGCAATTCGTGACTGTCTGTCATGAAGAACAGATCCCCATCCACATTCTGGGGGGCGGATCGAATCTGCTCGTCAAAGATGAAGGGGTCAGTGGAGCCGTCATTCGACTGACCTCCCCGGTCTTTGCAGAAGTGCATATCGAAGGAAACAAGGTACGGGCCGGCTCCGGTGCGCTCCTTTCACGCGTGATTTCGGAGACAGTCCGTGCCGGCCTGTCAGGTTTCGAGAATCTGGCGGGGATCCCCGGAACGATCGGCGGCGCCTTGTGCGGAAACTCCGGGGGCCGACAGGGAGAAATCTCGCAACTGGTCACCAGCGTGACGGGCCTGACCTCCCTGGGCGAAGTCGTCGTCCGCAGTCAGGATGAACTCTCGTTCGATTATCGACAAAGCAACCTGAATGAACTTCTGATTCTCGAAGGAGAGTTTGAGCTTCGCTCCGACGATCCTGAAGCCATCTCACAGAAGCTCAAGATGAACTGGATTGCCAAAAAAGCTGTTCAGCCACTCAGCTCGCAGTCTGCGGGCTGCATCTTCAAGAACCCTCGCGGTCAGCGGGCCGGTATGCTGATCGAGCAGGCGGGACTGAAAGGGACGCGGATTGGCGGTGCCGAGATCAGCGAACGTCACGCCAACTTCATCGTGACGTACCCCGGTGCCAAGTCCAGCGACGTGTTACGTTTGATCGACCTGGTCCGATCGAAGATTTCCGAGCAGTTCGGAGTCCATCTAGAGCCGGAAATCAAAATCTGGTAGCGTTCGCGCGCGTCGAGAGCTGGATTCAGACGCGGGATGCCGTTCGCGCCTTTTGCGGCTTCGGTCGTCGGATCTTGTGATATTAACCGTGTGAGCCGCTTTCGGCGGGAGAGCCTTCCTGTCGTCGAACTGGGTGCGCGCTAGTTGATTCATTGGGCCAGTTTGTCTTCCTCAAAGACGAATTCATCGGATAGGTGATGGGACAATCCTTGTCCCGTAGTCTTCCGCGACAAGGATTGTCGCGGATTTGCCGTTCGAGACTGAAAACACAATCGCAAGGATGCGGTCTATGTCTCCCAAAACAACTCCACTGCGTGTCGCTGTCCTCGCTGGCGGGGATTCGGAAGAGCGGGAAATCAGCCTGAAAAGCGGTCAGGCAGTCGCCGACGCCCTGACCGAGACCGGGCATCAGGTGCTGCAGCTTGATCCCGCCATCGTCGATGTGGCAGGGATCGACTGGTCGCAGTTTGATGTCGCCTTCGTGGCTCTGCACGGCTCTTTCGGTGAGGACGGTCAAGTCCAGCATATTCTCGACGAAGCGGGTGTTCGCTATACCGGAAGCGGCGCCGTGGCATCGCGACTGGCATTCAGCAAGTCAGCAGCAAAAGAGCAGTTTGAACTGTTCGGTGTCCCCACCCCCGCTTTTACAACCATTCACTACAACGATGATCTCAACGAGATTCGCCAAAAAGCAGAGGAAATCGGATACCCTCTCGTCGTGAAACCCGACACTCAGGGCTCCAGCCTCGGCGTCAGCATCGTTCGAAATCCGGGTCAACTGACTGGGGCTCTTCGGACGTGTTTTCAATTCGATTCCGTCGGCATTATCGAAGCGATGATCGAAGGGACCGAATGGACCGTCGGACTGATCGACCTGCAAGTCTTGCCTGCCATCAAGATCGAAACCGATCGCCCTTTCTACGACTGGCAGGCGAAGTACGAGGACAATCAGACGCGGTACGTCTTCGACTCGGGAGTTCCCGCAGACGTGGTCGAGTCACTGGAACGAGTGGCCTGGAATGCCTGCTCGGCCATTGGGACGAGTGGTCTGGCGCGAGTCGATCTACGACTCGACGCACAGAATCAGGCGTGGGTTCTGGAAATCAACACGATCCCTGGATTTACTGATCACAGCCTGCTCCCGAAAGCGGCGGCCAGAGTCGGCATCGATTTTCCGGTACTCTGCGACCGAATTGTCCGCTCCTGCCTGCGAAAGTCGATCACCGCTCACAGGCACGAGGTTCAGCTTCGCCCTCATGTTCTCCTGACCCCACGTGAGCGAGCACACCACTAAGCGTTCAGATTAAGCGTTCAGATCACAATCAGCATTCAGATCACAACCGCACCGGAATCAGACCGGTGCGGTTGTGATCATTTTGGTTCAGAGTGAAACGCAGCATCGCAGCCGTCCCGCTGGAAGAACCGGCTGAATGGGGGAATCGCATCCGATGTCCCATCGTGGTCGCCCCTATCGGAGTGGTCGCCCCTCTGCAGTGGCAAAAAAACCATCGCCGGTCACGCACAGTGAAGAGGATCTGCGAGGGCGATCCCCTGTCCACGATGTACTTCGAGCATGAGGCCGCTATGCCGCTCGGGCATGCGAAATGTCATTCGTGAGACGCTCATCAGACCCCTTCTCACTCGTGCGCCCCGAAGCGGCGGTGATCTCGCTCAGAAGCCGTCCCACGAGATAGCTCGACACACCGATGCAGACGAGAGGAGAGATCCAGATCGCTCGATCGCGCGGCGTAAACAGCACACCGAGTTCGTAGTTGGACAAGGTGAGAACCACGGCGGCAATCATCCATGCGGTGGCTCGCCTGTCCTTCCGGACCAGAGCGGCTTCCGCGAGCAATGCGCCGTAAACGGGTCCCACCATCGTGTAGGTATTCCCCTCGGTACGGGAGTTAAACAGCATCAGGTAACAGGCCGTAGACGAAAAGAGATACAAGGCTGCTCGCTGTGGTGACAAATGTCGTGCCGCCTGCCAGCAGGCCAGCAGTGTCGAAGCAGCCGCCACGAGCCGGATTCCTGTTCGAAGTGGGGACGGCAGGTCCACACCCGCAACCTGCAGCATGCCGAAGAACTGGGCCCAGTATCCCGTTTCCCCCACCTTGAACGTTACATCGAGATTCTGCACACAGGCCTGATATTGCGAGATCACATAGTCGGGCCGCTGAGTCGCGAAAGGGACCAGCCCGACGATGATCAGGCCGATCACCAGACGCCACGACGTTTTTGGATAGACCACTGCGGCCAGCATGATCATGACGAGTGCCAGGGGCTTAAATGCGAAGGCGAGCGATAACAATGCCGTGGCGCGCCACCAGCGCTGTTCGCTCAAGTCCGCTGCGGCGTAGATCATCAACCCGGTAATCAACAGTGTCGACTGGCCATTTCGGGCACAACCCCAGGCGAGCACGACAGAGGCAGCGGTGGCAATGAAAAACCAGCGACCCTCGCCCCCCAGCAGCTTCGTCATCCGACTCAAGCTTCCCGCGAGCACAGCGATCATGCACATCCGCCAGACAAGCTCACTAGCCGTATGCGGCAGAAAGGCCCAGGGTGCATACGTCAGGGCCGCCTGAGGCAGGTACAGGAACCCATGCCCTTGCATGTTGTACAGGGGTTCGCCGGCAAACCAGTGGACGACGGCGGACTGATATGCGCCCGTCACCGACCGTTCCTGACCATTGCGAATCGACAGTCCCACAACGGAGCAGACAATCACGGTCAGCGTCAACCAGAGCCACCAGCCGGCTCGACGATATTGCGGCGACGAAGTCGTTTCGACCGACATGAGGTTCTTCCCTGAATTTCGTGCGGTGACCAGCCAGACCCTTCTCCAAAGGGCTTCCCAGCGGGATGCAGTCCGGAGAATACGCGGCTTTTCGAAAATCGGTCAATGTCAGTCCCCCACACCGTGATTTCCCGCTCGTTTGTCTCAATTTACCCATCACTTCGACCACTTCGGATCGGAGATGAACCGGGTGACAGCGAGGGGTGTCCCTTCCGAACACCTCCAACGCCAGTAGGGTTAACGGCGGTCGGACGAACTGCTAACTTGTGGAAGCGCAGAACGTGATACTTTCCCGGAGCGACCCGAAAGGACTCGATGCCAGAATCTGAAACGCCGCCCATCTACATCCCCGCCCCACCGCGTAAGCGAGGCCTGCAGCGGGTGCTCTCGATCATTGCCATCGTCGTCTGCTGCAGTTTTTTTGCTTGCGCCGGATGTTGTTTTCTAGGTTTGCTGTTCTTCGGCCCCAACGTCGTCGACACCCCTGCTGGGGCCGAGGAAGCCGCCTCGCAGATCGTCGACTGGACACTGCCCGATCAATTCGTCGGGAAAACCGGCAGCACCATCGACAACGCCCTCCTCCGCATGGATGTCGCGAAGTTCGTGCATCAGGAAGGTCGTGGCGTGATGGTAGTCGGCCAGTTGTACTTCAAGTTGATGCCCTATCAGGGACAGTATGAGCAGCTTCAAGACGTCCTTGAAAAGATGATCCCCGAACTTCGCAAGCTCGATCTAACAGAACAGACGACTCGGACCATTGTCATCCGGAACAGCAATGCCACTTTCCAAATCGAACGAGGAGAAGACCGGGCCTCGACGACTCGCTACCGCCGCGTGACGGGCCATTTCCGCGGCAAACGAGACCGGGCGGTCGTCATCCTGGAAGTCGAAGAAGCCTTTATGACCGACGAAGAACTCGAAAAGTTCATCGATTCAATCAAGTAGCCCGGAAACCGAGATAGCATCGCAAGCGCCGCTCTAACAGCCTGGGACACGTGGCGACGCTCCCGCTGAACTCATTAAACATCACGCGGACGTGCCACGTGATCACTCTGACCGTCGACGATGAAGCGGGACGGGGTCGCAGGGTGGAGATTTCGTAGCAGCTACCCCAATGCAGACTTCGTTCCTGCATGCGGAGTTTGAGCTGAAAGATATTGGCAATACAGCTTGCCCTGGCCTCGCCCATTCGGCTGATCTAACGACGAACACTCATCCCGCAAGAGCAGGATGAGTGTTCTGAATCGGGCGTTCGCCAGAGGCCCCGGATAACTAAGGACCTGCTGGCGAACGCATATCGCATCGAATTGAAGGAGCGATCCCAGGTCAGACCGGGTCCGGGGAAAGCTGACGATCAGTATGCGCGGGGTCTGACGCGTCCCTGAACGCGACCGGGCAAGCCCATCAGCCGCAGGAACCCTTCGGCGTCGTTCTGGTTGTACGAACCACCCGCTTCCATGCTGGCGATCTTGTCGTCGTAAAGACTGTTCGGGCTGGTTCGACTGGTGACGGTGATGTTTCCTTTGTACAGCCGCAGGCCGACTTCACCCGTCACCACGGACTGGGTCTGCTTGTTGAACGCCATCAGGGCATCCATTTTCGCCGTGTACCAGAAACCGTAGTAGACCATCTCGGCCACTTCGGGCGACAGGCGATCACGCAGGTGCAGCAGGTCCCGGTCGAGCGTCAATTGCTCAACATAGCGATGGGCTTCGTAGAGCAACGTCA is from Schlesneria sp. DSM 10557 and encodes:
- the murC gene encoding UDP-N-acetylmuramate--L-alanine ligase → MNSDSPASAHLVGICGSGMRALAEVLMDQGWSLSGSDLQPAPPAIQKLMNRGLLFRHGHAAQNIPPRTAQLVYSPAIRPDNVERKEAERRGIPQQSYSQRVSQLARPGAAVCIAGTHGKSTTTAMTAKILERANRLSGVVLGAEMCDSGRSGWIGAGDLFVAESCEFQQSFLDFHPRYNVILSVEPDHFDCYPTLPALETAFTRFASQTCGDGVLLFNADSETSTSVARHASTSARRTSFGTSLAADWRATGITQTSVGTEFQLLHHGHPISRINLPLHGLHNVGNAMAAAAITAEIGVSVETIQQGLTDFPGIRRRLERVGECRGTQLFDDYAHHPTAVKITLQTLRDIAGAARLWCVFQPHQVLRTVTLMNEFAASFAMADEVIIAPVYAARESVNQEPHAIAGQLAERISANGVKARFYPSLDQIVNTLEDAMRPGDFIVTMGAGDIDRIHYEFTRRVQ
- the murB gene encoding UDP-N-acetylmuramate dehydrogenase; its protein translation is MSSLDAFNEILQRDEPLAPYTWLRLGGPAQYLVTPRSVEELKQFVTVCHEEQIPIHILGGGSNLLVKDEGVSGAVIRLTSPVFAEVHIEGNKVRAGSGALLSRVISETVRAGLSGFENLAGIPGTIGGALCGNSGGRQGEISQLVTSVTGLTSLGEVVVRSQDELSFDYRQSNLNELLILEGEFELRSDDPEAISQKLKMNWIAKKAVQPLSSQSAGCIFKNPRGQRAGMLIEQAGLKGTRIGGAEISERHANFIVTYPGAKSSDVLRLIDLVRSKISEQFGVHLEPEIKIW
- a CDS encoding D-alanine--D-alanine ligase yields the protein MSPKTTPLRVAVLAGGDSEEREISLKSGQAVADALTETGHQVLQLDPAIVDVAGIDWSQFDVAFVALHGSFGEDGQVQHILDEAGVRYTGSGAVASRLAFSKSAAKEQFELFGVPTPAFTTIHYNDDLNEIRQKAEEIGYPLVVKPDTQGSSLGVSIVRNPGQLTGALRTCFQFDSVGIIEAMIEGTEWTVGLIDLQVLPAIKIETDRPFYDWQAKYEDNQTRYVFDSGVPADVVESLERVAWNACSAIGTSGLARVDLRLDAQNQAWVLEINTIPGFTDHSLLPKAAARVGIDFPVLCDRIVRSCLRKSITAHRHEVQLRPHVLLTPRERAHH
- a CDS encoding glycosyltransferase family 87 protein, translating into MSVETTSSPQYRRAGWWLWLTLTVIVCSVVGLSIRNGQERSVTGAYQSAVVHWFAGEPLYNMQGHGFLYLPQAALTYAPWAFLPHTASELVWRMCMIAVLAGSLSRMTKLLGGEGRWFFIATAASVVLAWGCARNGQSTLLITGLMIYAAADLSEQRWWRATALLSLAFAFKPLALVMIMLAAVVYPKTSWRLVIGLIIVGLVPFATQRPDYVISQYQACVQNLDVTFKVGETGYWAQFFGMLQVAGVDLPSPLRTGIRLVAAASTLLACWQAARHLSPQRAALYLFSSTACYLMLFNSRTEGNTYTMVGPVYGALLAEAALVRKDRRATAWMIAAVVLTLSNYELGVLFTPRDRAIWISPLVCIGVSSYLVGRLLSEITAASGRTSEKGSDERLTNDISHARAA